The Equus asinus isolate D_3611 breed Donkey chromosome 14, EquAss-T2T_v2, whole genome shotgun sequence genomic sequence AGAGGATCCTGTCGTTAAAAGATTCCTGGCCTGGGACCGAGATCTGTTGGTATCTGACAAGGTACGGTGTTTTCCGCTCAGATGGACTCCTGCTCCAGCATCTCTCCTGGGGCACGGGAGCACTCTCAGATGCCACAGGTCACTTCCCTCTCCACCCGGACGCCTGTCCCAGGTCCCGTCGGGAGCCTCGTGGTCTCTTGCAGATCCTCCGGGACCTGAGCGGGAGGCGAGCCCCTTTCATTGTTGCCACCTTAagtcctctctcctctcagctcCTGGGTCTCCCTTTTGCTCCAGCTTATGAAAGGCTCTCCTGTGCCGGCCGACCTCAACACAGACCCTCAAATGAGCAGAGCCCGCCGTCCTGGGAGCATCCCAAACTCTGACCCTCTGacgccccctgcccctcctcaaATGCGCAGGCTCACTCAACACGGGGGGTCTCCTCTCTGAGTAGCAGCAACACCTGCCCCAGTTCCCGCCCCCTTATCCCGCTGTTCCTCCCGCTCCAGGGTGGGACATCCTTggtgattttttcccctcctgtttCCATCAGTATCTGCTGTCCATGGTCATAGCTTATTTCAGCCGGGCTGGCCTCTTCTCCTGGCAGTACCGGCGGATTCATTTCTTCATCGCTCTGTGAGTATTTCCCCTGCTCCCTTCAGTCAATGTTCTGCCCCCTGGGAGGGTGGAGGAGAGAAGTGGgaccctgccctctcctctgctTGAACTTATTTGTCTGGTTTCCTCTCTGCATAAAAATGACAGGGTTACTGTGTAGTGTTTTTTCATGCTGTTCTTTGCAAAAACAAATAATGGAAAGGTCAGTTAAAAGATCaaacaacagaaaacagcaaACATCCTAAAAGTAGGGAAAGGAAGAGCTGACAGCTTCCTGCCCCCAAGCAAACAGGCCATCGAAGGTGCCCTTTCTGATCCCCTCTGTCCTCCCAGATCAACACCAAGTGTCACTGTCCCCCTCCTCTGGATTCCCAGGACGGAGGCCGCAGTTCAGGTCCTCGTGACCTCACACAGATCTATCATAAAATGCAGATGTTTCCTACATTCTCCTCCCAGGCCAGTGGGCTTTATCTGCCTGAATATCCTTCCAAACACAGGTCTAGCGCCTCCACACCCTCCTTCACCGTTCCCTGGGCTCAGTGCCTCATAAATCAAGGCCAGAGTCCTCCGTTTGAATGCAACCCTCTCTAGTGTCTCCATCAAACCCGCTCCCTCCTGATATTTCATCCCTCTGGTCCATTGCTCCCTCCAAACACCCTTCCCTCTGCTTCCGTATGGTGCTTTCCGTCTAGCTGCCCCTCACACGTATTTATCTGGAGAAAATGCTTCTCCTTAGAGTCGGTTCAAACATCGGAACCTTCCTGACAACTTCCTGGCCCTCCCTGACTTCTGCCTCCCGGTAGCACTTTAATTATAATGCGGTCTCTTGGATTAtagttatttcttctctctccgcTCCCCTTCTTTAGCCCATTAGACTAGACACCTGTTGACGGCAGGTCCTGTCAAAACCTCAGTGCATTCTCAAAGCACTCAGCACAACTCTTCTCATTTTGTAAAAGTTTAAGGTATGTTGTGTCTAAGAGGTGATCAGTATTGCATTTGGCTATGAGATAAAGCATTtactcactcatccatccattcaatcattcatttaacaaaaccATATCAAGTGTTTCCTGCATGCCAGGGAATACGAGGTGACAGAAAGAGACAGTCAAGATGTGCTGTTGAATTAATGCATCAATAGGAACCAAGGCCTGTGTCAGTCACTTGGCGGGAAGGGATGAAGTCAGAAATAGCGCCACATCCCTTCCCGCCCTCAGGAGCTGCATGTGTGCTCACAGTCTGAGGAGACGGCTGTGGGCACAGACACCcggggaagggaagaggggttTTGGGTTTTGTCTTCATCATCAAAGTGTGAGAGGCATCCTTCGGGTCCCTGCCCAGCAGTGGCGTTTTGGAGGCTGGGTGGCACTCTGAGACGCTGGGCAGGGCTCCGCAGGTCCGGTGTGAAGATGATGAGCCTGCGTCCTGTCTGGGAAGCTGACCCCAGGCGGAGGGCCTTCTTGGTCTCCTCCTGAGCAGCATCCTGATGTCTCCCCCAGCTACCTGGCCAACGACATGGAAGAGGATAACCAGGCCCCCAAACAGGCCATCTTTTCCTTCCTCTATGGGAAGAACCGCGCTGAGCGCCCCTTGTTCCACCAACTGCGATTACAGTTCGTCCGTTCCATGGGCTGGAGGATGAGGGTCACCCGGGAAGAGTGCGAGGAGGTGGGTGggcttgggggctgggggaggggcagggcccaACTGCAGAGAGAGGGGATCCTGGAGGATTGGAGTTGGGACTTGGGAAGAGAAGGAACTGGAGGCTGGACAAGGGTGGGTGGGGTCCAGCTGCAGAGTCGTCATCTCTTCAGGAGGCTGTTTGTCTTTCCAGATCCAGGCTTTTGATCCCGAGCTCTGGGTGTGGGGCCGAGACCGCGCCCTGCTGCCCTAGGGCTCCAGGGACCATGGAGGCCTGAGGGAAGGTAGGTCTGTGTCCTCTCAGGTGTGGACAGGACGGTTTCCTGTCTGTTTAGGAAACCTGAGGAATCCACTTGCTGGGCCCACCGTCAGGGGCCCCCCACCCCACGTCACCCTTCCACACACCGTGCAGTCGAGCAGCCGCGCTCCGCCAGACACCGACCCAGCTGCAGCCACGAACTGACAGCCACACACACGCACGGCCTCGGGGGCTGCGTGCGTGGCCACACCTCAGGAACCAGCTTGTCACCGAGGCCTGGATTTGGCTGAAATCACTGCACCCAAAGCAGTTGGGTCTTAATAATAGCTTCAGTGAAACAttgatttttatgaaaaatgaataCGTTTCCCATTTTTTCCATatattgtgtttttcagtttcttttttttaactcatttttggCCTGTCATCCTTCGGGGATACCAGCCATAGGAACTTGTTCACAAAAAGTCAATGCTTAACAAGAGGATGTTAGATGGGACAGTCTACGTAGCCAATCAGATGATAAATGACGACCAGCTATGTTTTCAACCAAATTTACTTTCAAACAAACTGCTTGTGGCCAGATCTCCCATGAGCCCTTCCTTTCGCCCGACTCGCCCCTTCTGGACCAACCTCTCCTCTTGCACCATTGCACTTTTTCCCGCAAGTTTCTGGTCAAGGAATGTGTCGGACAGAGCAAAGGCTAAGAAAACTAGCTTCAGTTCGGCTGCTGACAATCAACACGCGAGAGTGGGAGATTTGGGCAGAGGATGAAGCAAAGATTTGGTTTAAACCTGTGAACTAGTGTCTTAGTCCAGTAGGGCTGCTAACAGAGTACCGCAGGCTGTGTGGCTGATGACCAGCATTGACTTCtcgcagttctagaggctggaattgggagcccagaggagcagCGTGGTCAGGTTCTGGTAGAGACCGTCTTCTGGGTGGCCGACTGCCtacttttgctgtgtcctcacctggtcgAACGGGCCAgccagctctctggggtctcctttacaggggcactgatcccattcatgagggctccaccccaTGACcgaatcacctcccaaaggccccatctccctACACCACGGCCTTAGAGGTTAGGATTTCTGCGTGTGAATCtgggggacacaagcattcagaccacagcagcaGCCAAGATTAGGGCTAAGTGTCATGGTTAAACATTGGGATCCAGGGTTAGCATTAGGGACCAGGCCTTCATCCTCAGGGATCTGGTCTCATGGTTCCTGATGCTGACAGGTTAGTGATGTTCATAGTGTGGTTGGAAGTCCAGATTTTAAGCAGCACAAAGGACGAGGTGCAAGGTAAGCCTAAAGCAGCATCTCCTCCACGTGGGCGCCACTCCCTGAGCAGCATCCCCCAGAGTCCTGTGTATAAAGCCGATCACTGGGCCTGCCCTTAGGCGTGTTAAGTAATTTTTGGCGTCAGGGTCACCAAAGTCCAAGAATCACACTTGAAAATGATGGTTCAGGATTGGGGTTTGGAATGGAGATCAGAGACACAGTGGGATTTATCAGTTTGTTTAAACTCTGGTTAGAGTTGACTGAGAATGTGACCCATCTTCGTATGTGGGTAGTTGCCTCTTCACAATCTgacctcctctctttctcttacttcCAGGTCACTGAGGCCGGGGAGACGCGGGTTGTGAGCAGGAAGTCATCCCAGACACCAATGACAGacatgaggaaggaagagaggagccaATTGTGCACATAGTCTAGAAGAACCCAGAACCTGAGAATGAGCCGAACGGTTCTCGTGTCGTACTCCTAGGAGCTGGGGGCACAGCCAGGAGTCCAGGGAGGGACAAGAAGGAACCACGGTCTTCTCAGCGTCCACCCCTTCCTAAGGCACTGCCACATCCTCAGACTGTTGAACTCAACCGTCCCCCGAGGGAGAAGCTGGAGGCCTGGTTGTTACACACGTGGTTTCCACAGTCTAGAACCATCTGAAGGCGGAGTGTAGGGGTTCCAGATAGgagggaattattttaaaaatatcaaattacaGCCAAGGATTGGGATGGATAACTTCACATATGCCAGAAAtttcattggtttatttttaaaatgttgcccATAGGATTActatattgatttttataattgatatttttattgtaaatagtTTTGAAATAGTCATGGTTTTGAAAACATGCAAAGTTTGGTAATGAGCATTATAGCTGCTATATAtgtaattttgtttacatttttaagagactttttatgtttttatctattatatttacataatatatatattatttttacttatagCCAGGTGGGTAGTTCCCCCAAATTC encodes the following:
- the LOC123276948 gene encoding speedy protein E4-like — encoded protein: MTSRPPSPQPSTSGYPLEVIVNEESPGPSARWVDPRPLPESSGLKRKREWSESLQEETEEETAAKAEDSWVVEWLCGLRMKLKKQRVSTVLPEHHEVFNTLLEDPVVKRFLAWDRDLLVSDKYLLSMVIAYFSRAGLFSWQYRRIHFFIALYLANDMEEDNQAPKQAIFSFLYGKNRAERPLFHQLRLQFVRSMGWRMRVTREECEEIQAFDPELWVWGRDRALLP